A region of Flavobacterium album DNA encodes the following proteins:
- a CDS encoding choice-of-anchor L domain-containing protein, whose protein sequence is MKRIITTLCLMLLLSVSCYAQEFSEGFEDPWTAGTGPNTGPPGGWGIYENGIGTSVHWVQSAAGSALQPPHAGNHAAYLNKESVPSGIAEDWLATPQFTMPENAQVRFFSRLTTPQVEANIYEVRISTSPIQGSLDQYVLLQAWTETEINPVYNVYTEKVVDIPAEYFGQSVYIALVMKNNNGDRWLVDDFKVIKRCMPPVDITIPAGSITLDSAQVNWTNNSGATTWEVEVVEAGQPFTGTGQTFTTPPPVTVDGLDDSTVYKVQVRAVCGTDMVSDWSEAINFTTVFTPPANDECTAATPLTVNPTDACTATSPGILNAATASPQGNTCIGTADDDVWFEFTATNVKHIITINNIVGNDTDLVHAVYSGDCNALSLLYCSDPNNSTAISLTPGQLYKIRVYSKSGTPTTTFDICVASPPLPPVNDSCANAVTVPVNTDDSCTLTTPGTIALATASPEPNTCAGNDDDDVWFEFTATNTSHTISLLNITGGTPDLFHVVYQGDICGSLTQLYCSNPESSVANGLIIGQKYKVRVYSFTGTGGQTSSFNICIGVPPPPPANDECANATVLTVNPTLQCTAFASATVSSATPSPEANTCDGSDDDDVWFEFTATNTVHTISLYNVTGSTNNLYHVLYEGNNCGALTQLYCSDPNTSTAMNLTVGQTYKIRVYTFSATTGQNTAFDICVSTLPPPPPNDECTAATVVPVNPTDACNQKVPGTIISATASPQPNACTGSADDDVWFEFTATNASHLISLSNVTGTAPDLFHVVYSGSDCGALTQLYCSDNNSSVANGLTIGQVYKVRVYTVTAAPGQTTAFEICVATPPPPPVNDDCANAIVIPVNAGTECVQSVTGTIYSATASAQANICNGTSDDDIWFTFTATATNHDIAITNITGSTTVLVHALYKGDDCGALTPVYCSTTNSSNAAYLVPGQKYTLRIFSYTANPGQTSAFTVCVTTPEQPIFTDETTYTVPQLVSDVVVSTACAQVSNLTWKTGVTEGFESDNGIAYFKDNGSGFPIKEGVVLSTGKAFRSRGPNTTELSDGNEAWSGDTDLFNYIQGLGIDPDLEDYNNATVLEFDFVPLTGHISFPFIFASEEYGEYQCAFSDAFAFFLTNTETGTTTNLAVLPGSNTPISVITIRDGANGNCEPVNPEYYGQNNQGGNAMGADINYNGQTVLLTAQSDVVVNTVYHIKLVIADRNDELLDSAVFIGPFDIGYIDLGDDLLVETGTALCEGETFTIDSELDPALYNITWLRNDVAIPGATTPAITVDQPGKYTIQAQYISSTCVAVKSKVIEFYDSVAATTGNPENIVICNTTGTAEFDFSGNTEIIRNGMNADDYTISYHLTQADANDNVSPIGPLFENTVSPQTIYVRIANVVNGCWATKQFTITAQVIDPDFDIAQGCKGNKYMAEVVAVDGTFDPETATYAWTGPDGFTATGKEIEVPVSGEYVVVVTTAEGCQVTASVMIEQNPCLIPRGISPNGDQWNENFDLTGLNVKKISIFNRYGMEVFTYGTYVNEWHGQDAGGKELPTGTYFYMIEDTTGESKTGWVYINRQD, encoded by the coding sequence ATGAAAAGAATTATTACGACATTATGCCTTATGTTATTACTTTCTGTGTCTTGCTATGCACAGGAATTTAGCGAAGGGTTTGAAGATCCCTGGACGGCAGGAACAGGACCCAACACAGGGCCTCCGGGCGGTTGGGGAATATATGAAAATGGAATTGGTACCTCGGTACACTGGGTACAAAGTGCGGCAGGAAGCGCATTGCAGCCTCCCCATGCCGGCAACCATGCGGCCTACCTGAACAAGGAAAGCGTGCCTTCGGGAATTGCAGAAGACTGGCTGGCAACGCCACAGTTTACCATGCCGGAAAATGCGCAGGTGCGTTTTTTTTCGAGGCTTACCACACCCCAGGTAGAGGCTAACATATACGAAGTACGCATATCTACATCGCCCATACAGGGCAGCCTTGACCAGTATGTGCTATTGCAAGCCTGGACGGAGACAGAAATAAACCCGGTATATAATGTTTACACAGAAAAAGTGGTGGACATTCCGGCCGAATATTTTGGGCAATCCGTTTACATAGCCCTTGTAATGAAGAATAACAACGGCGACCGCTGGCTGGTAGACGATTTTAAGGTCATTAAAAGATGCATGCCGCCGGTGGATATAACAATACCCGCTGGGAGCATAACCCTTGATTCGGCACAGGTTAACTGGACCAACAATAGCGGCGCAACAACATGGGAAGTAGAAGTTGTTGAGGCAGGCCAGCCGTTTACGGGCACAGGACAAACTTTTACTACCCCGCCACCGGTGACAGTAGATGGGCTGGATGATTCCACAGTATACAAAGTACAGGTACGTGCTGTATGCGGCACCGACATGGTGAGCGACTGGAGTGAAGCGATAAATTTTACTACAGTATTTACCCCTCCGGCCAATGACGAATGTACTGCAGCAACCCCATTGACAGTAAACCCTACCGATGCCTGTACAGCAACATCGCCGGGAATCCTAAATGCAGCGACCGCATCGCCGCAAGGCAATACCTGTATCGGTACAGCAGATGATGATGTGTGGTTTGAATTTACAGCCACCAACGTAAAGCATATTATAACCATTAACAATATTGTTGGGAACGACACCGATTTGGTGCATGCAGTGTACTCGGGAGATTGTAATGCCTTATCACTCCTTTATTGCAGCGACCCCAACAACAGCACAGCCATAAGCCTTACTCCCGGGCAGTTATATAAAATAAGGGTGTATTCTAAATCGGGTACTCCAACAACGACATTTGATATTTGTGTGGCATCACCGCCGCTGCCGCCAGTAAATGACTCTTGTGCTAATGCGGTAACGGTGCCGGTAAATACGGATGATTCCTGTACCCTGACTACACCGGGCACTATTGCATTGGCAACAGCCTCACCGGAGCCGAACACCTGTGCAGGCAATGACGATGACGATGTTTGGTTTGAATTTACAGCAACAAATACATCGCACACCATATCGCTGCTCAATATAACGGGCGGCACACCGGATCTTTTCCATGTGGTGTACCAGGGCGATATATGCGGTTCCCTGACACAATTGTATTGTAGCAATCCCGAAAGTAGTGTGGCCAATGGTCTTATTATCGGGCAGAAATACAAGGTAAGGGTTTATTCGTTTACCGGAACCGGAGGGCAGACATCTTCGTTCAATATTTGTATAGGGGTGCCGCCGCCACCGCCTGCCAATGACGAGTGTGCAAATGCAACTGTGCTTACCGTGAACCCAACGTTGCAATGTACCGCGTTTGCTTCGGCAACGGTATCTTCGGCAACACCTTCGCCTGAGGCAAATACCTGTGACGGCAGCGATGACGACGATGTATGGTTTGAGTTTACGGCCACAAACACAGTCCACACCATTTCTTTATATAATGTAACAGGTAGCACCAACAACCTGTACCACGTGCTTTATGAAGGCAACAACTGCGGCGCACTGACACAATTGTATTGCAGCGACCCGAATACCAGTACCGCAATGAACCTTACCGTAGGGCAAACCTACAAGATAAGGGTGTATACTTTTTCGGCAACTACCGGACAAAACACGGCTTTCGATATTTGTGTAAGCACGCTTCCGCCGCCACCGCCAAATGACGAATGTACTGCCGCCACGGTTGTGCCGGTAAACCCAACCGATGCCTGCAACCAGAAAGTTCCGGGCACCATAATTTCGGCAACCGCATCGCCGCAGCCAAATGCCTGTACCGGCAGTGCGGATGATGATGTTTGGTTCGAGTTTACCGCTACCAATGCATCGCACCTCATAAGCCTGTCCAATGTAACGGGCACCGCTCCCGATCTTTTCCATGTGGTATATTCCGGTTCCGATTGCGGTGCGCTGACACAATTGTATTGCAGCGATAACAACAGCAGCGTTGCTAACGGCCTTACCATAGGGCAGGTGTATAAAGTAAGGGTATATACCGTTACCGCTGCACCGGGGCAGACGACTGCTTTTGAGATATGTGTGGCCACACCGCCACCGCCACCGGTTAATGACGATTGTGCCAATGCTATTGTGATCCCTGTAAATGCCGGAACGGAATGTGTCCAGTCAGTAACAGGTACGATCTATTCGGCCACGGCATCTGCCCAGGCGAACATCTGCAACGGTACTTCCGATGACGATATATGGTTCACGTTTACCGCCACGGCAACTAACCACGATATTGCGATTACCAATATTACCGGCAGCACGACCGTTTTGGTGCACGCCCTGTATAAGGGAGACGATTGTGGCGCGCTTACTCCTGTATATTGCAGCACGACCAACAGCAGCAATGCAGCCTACCTGGTTCCGGGTCAGAAATATACCCTTCGCATTTTCAGCTATACTGCTAATCCGGGTCAGACATCGGCGTTCACGGTTTGTGTTACCACGCCGGAACAGCCTATATTTACGGATGAAACGACTTATACTGTTCCCCAGTTGGTATCTGATGTGGTGGTAAGTACTGCCTGTGCGCAGGTATCTAACCTGACATGGAAAACAGGCGTAACAGAAGGTTTTGAATCAGATAACGGTATTGCCTACTTTAAGGATAATGGCTCAGGCTTCCCGATAAAAGAGGGGGTTGTGCTGAGTACAGGAAAGGCTTTCCGTTCGCGCGGGCCGAACACCACAGAGCTAAGTGACGGCAATGAGGCATGGAGCGGCGATACCGACCTCTTTAACTACATACAGGGGCTGGGCATAGACCCTGACCTTGAAGATTACAACAATGCCACGGTGTTGGAATTCGACTTTGTACCGCTTACAGGCCACATCAGCTTCCCGTTCATTTTTGCTTCGGAAGAGTATGGCGAATACCAGTGCGCTTTCTCGGATGCGTTTGCTTTTTTCCTCACTAATACCGAAACAGGCACTACTACCAACCTTGCGGTGCTGCCGGGCAGCAACACGCCAATATCTGTAATTACGATAAGGGATGGTGCCAATGGCAACTGCGAGCCGGTTAACCCCGAATATTATGGACAGAACAATCAGGGCGGCAACGCTATGGGCGCCGATATCAATTACAATGGTCAGACTGTGCTGCTCACGGCGCAGTCGGATGTGGTGGTGAATACGGTATACCATATCAAACTGGTAATTGCCGACAGGAACGATGAGCTGCTGGATTCGGCGGTATTCATAGGGCCGTTCGACATTGGGTATATCGACCTGGGCGATGACCTTTTGGTAGAAACAGGCACTGCCCTTTGCGAAGGCGAAACCTTTACCATCGACAGTGAATTGGATCCGGCACTCTATAATATTACATGGCTGCGTAACGATGTGGCCATTCCTGGGGCAACAACTCCTGCGATTACTGTTGACCAACCGGGTAAATATACTATTCAGGCGCAGTACATCAGCTCGACTTGTGTGGCGGTGAAATCGAAGGTTATCGAATTCTACGATTCTGTTGCTGCGACTACCGGCAACCCTGAAAATATTGTAATCTGTAACACCACTGGTACGGCAGAGTTCGATTTTAGTGGAAATACTGAAATAATACGCAACGGGATGAATGCCGATGACTACACCATCAGCTACCATTTGACACAGGCCGATGCCAATGATAATGTTTCGCCTATAGGGCCATTGTTTGAAAATACCGTGTCGCCGCAAACCATTTATGTAAGGATAGCCAATGTGGTTAACGGCTGTTGGGCAACCAAGCAGTTTACCATTACAGCCCAGGTTATCGACCCGGATTTCGATATTGCGCAGGGATGTAAGGGCAATAAATACATGGCAGAAGTAGTTGCTGTAGACGGTACGTTTGACCCGGAAACAGCTACCTATGCGTGGACAGGTCCGGACGGATTTACGGCAACCGGAAAAGAAATCGAGGTTCCGGTATCGGGGGAATATGTTGTTGTAGTGACTACTGCCGAGGGATGCCAGGTTACAGCAAGCGTGATGATTGAGCAAAACCCCTGCCTGATACCAAGGGGCATTTCGCCGAACGGGGACCAGTGGAACGAGAACTTTGACCTTACCGGATTGAATGTGAAGAAAATATCAATTTTCAACAGATACGGTATGGAAGTGTTTACTTATGGTACTTACGTAAATGAATGGCACGGCCAGGATGCCGGTGGCAAAGAACTTCCTACAGGTACATACTTTTACATGATAGAGGATACCACCGGTGAAAGCAAAACCGGCTGGGTGTATATTAACCGGCAGGATTAA
- a CDS encoding PorP/SprF family type IX secretion system membrane protein encodes MKKLCLAALLALCGLPDANAQQDPHYTQYMYNMNVINPAYAGSKENLAFGLLYRKQWVDIQDSPSTGTFSGHSPVGKNVGLGLSAIVDQIGPVQETNVYADFSYTLKLGGEHRLALGLKAGATMHNVGLYDDIGNGYVPDPNDPAFQENVNNTYLNIGTGVFYYTQKYYLAFSVPNMLKSKHLEVRPNGQGTAYQFGSEVSHYFLTGGYVFDLTDNLKMKPTFMIKSAFGVDPSIDGSLNFLFFNKFEIGATYRLDDSYGGMVNYAITPNLRIGYAYDHIVSDLKVSTPASHEIMLLFDVNFPKKVSRSPRYF; translated from the coding sequence ATGAAGAAATTATGCCTTGCAGCATTGTTAGCGCTGTGTGGCCTGCCTGATGCCAATGCCCAGCAGGATCCGCACTACACTCAGTACATGTACAACATGAACGTGATCAACCCGGCCTATGCGGGCTCGAAGGAAAACCTTGCCTTTGGGTTATTGTACCGCAAGCAGTGGGTAGATATCCAGGACTCCCCGAGCACGGGCACCTTTTCGGGCCACAGCCCTGTTGGCAAGAATGTGGGCCTTGGCTTATCGGCCATTGTCGACCAGATTGGCCCGGTGCAGGAAACCAACGTTTATGCCGACTTCTCCTACACCCTTAAATTAGGCGGTGAGCACAGGCTTGCCCTTGGATTAAAGGCCGGTGCTACCATGCACAATGTCGGCCTTTATGACGATATCGGCAACGGCTATGTGCCGGACCCGAATGACCCTGCCTTCCAGGAGAACGTTAACAATACCTACCTGAACATCGGTACAGGTGTTTTCTACTATACCCAGAAATACTACCTTGCCTTCTCGGTGCCGAACATGCTCAAGAGCAAGCACCTTGAAGTGAGGCCAAACGGCCAGGGTACAGCCTACCAGTTCGGATCGGAAGTATCGCATTACTTCCTTACGGGAGGTTATGTATTTGACCTTACCGATAACCTGAAGATGAAGCCAACCTTCATGATCAAGTCGGCCTTTGGGGTAGACCCATCGATTGACGGCTCACTGAACTTTTTGTTCTTCAACAAATTTGAGATAGGCGCAACCTACCGCCTTGACGATTCTTACGGCGGGATGGTGAACTATGCCATTACCCCTAACCTCAGGATCGGCTATGCGTACGACCACATCGTATCAGACCTTAAAGTATCGACCCCTGCCTCGCACGAGATCATGCTGTTGTTTGATGTGAACTTCCCGAAGAAAGTATCCCGTTCCCCACGTTATTTCTAA
- a CDS encoding OmpA family protein, translating to MKNLYITLSLLVTMAVAAQNASTAEADKLFKKFEYLDAAKEYLKLAKAKDPYVYKQLAESYYNVYNSKEAIKWYAKAVETKQDAETYYRYAQMLKAEGKYEESNKQMQKFASLAPKDQRAIAFNQDPDYLPKLKSQTKLFDEKILDINDDKYADFGAVLVDNTLYFTSARNTARRTYGRNEEPYLDMYTATYNSDGTISTPTPITEINSKFHDGPAAVTADGNTMYFSSESFKEGNYEKDTPGQRTGLIYLFVATKVNGKWSNIKPVPFNGKTWSTGNPSISKDGKTLYFASNRKGSIGATDIWKVEVKGNNTYSEPVNLGKKINTEGVENFPFITDDNKLYFASDGRKGLGAMDIYVADLTNDSEALNIGLPINSPQDDFAFTFNTAVNKGFFSSNRKGDDNMYLAIPICGVDAVVMVKDSKTGKPLSSASVAILDEKNNVIETRKTNTDGWVTYSVDCNTTYSLVVSADGYKNSTAPVAKNAGGKVEVPVGLDPIESIIVDGKVKLNDIYFEFDKSNITKEGAAELDKLVEVMRTKPELIIMAQAHTDNRGSDQYNLDLSDRRARAVVQYVISKGISENRISGKGYGETQPRVACTECTDEQHAQNRRNEFIIVNK from the coding sequence ATGAAAAATTTATATATTACGCTTAGCCTGCTCGTTACTATGGCCGTAGCAGCGCAAAATGCAAGTACCGCAGAGGCTGATAAGCTCTTTAAAAAATTTGAATACCTTGATGCGGCAAAAGAGTACCTGAAGCTGGCAAAAGCCAAAGACCCTTATGTATACAAGCAGCTTGCAGAGAGCTATTATAATGTATATAACAGCAAAGAAGCCATAAAATGGTATGCTAAAGCGGTGGAAACAAAGCAGGATGCCGAGACCTACTACCGTTATGCCCAGATGCTGAAGGCAGAAGGGAAATATGAGGAGTCGAACAAGCAGATGCAGAAATTTGCTTCACTGGCGCCGAAAGACCAGCGCGCCATTGCCTTTAACCAGGATCCGGATTATCTGCCGAAACTTAAAAGCCAGACTAAGCTGTTCGATGAAAAGATACTCGATATCAACGACGATAAATATGCCGATTTTGGCGCTGTACTGGTAGATAATACCCTTTATTTCACGAGCGCCCGCAACACTGCAAGAAGGACCTATGGCAGGAACGAAGAGCCGTACCTTGATATGTATACTGCTACTTATAATTCCGATGGGACGATTAGCACGCCAACGCCTATAACGGAGATCAACAGTAAATTCCACGATGGGCCGGCAGCAGTAACGGCTGATGGCAACACCATGTATTTCTCAAGCGAAAGTTTTAAGGAAGGTAACTATGAAAAGGACACACCGGGACAAAGGACAGGGTTGATCTACCTTTTCGTGGCTACCAAAGTAAACGGCAAATGGAGCAATATAAAGCCGGTGCCTTTTAATGGTAAGACATGGTCTACCGGTAATCCTTCGATAAGCAAGGATGGCAAGACCCTTTATTTTGCATCGAACAGGAAAGGCTCTATAGGCGCCACCGACATCTGGAAAGTTGAGGTAAAAGGCAACAACACCTATAGCGAGCCGGTAAACCTCGGTAAAAAGATAAACACGGAAGGCGTGGAAAATTTCCCTTTTATTACGGACGACAACAAGCTGTATTTTGCATCGGACGGAAGGAAAGGCCTCGGGGCTATGGATATTTATGTGGCCGACCTGACCAATGACAGCGAAGCGCTCAACATAGGCCTTCCTATAAATTCGCCGCAGGATGATTTTGCGTTCACATTTAATACAGCTGTCAACAAAGGTTTCTTTTCGAGCAACAGGAAAGGGGATGATAATATGTACCTCGCCATACCGATATGTGGTGTAGATGCGGTTGTAATGGTAAAAGACTCCAAAACAGGCAAACCGTTGTCTTCGGCCAGTGTAGCGATACTGGATGAAAAGAACAACGTGATAGAGACCCGTAAAACCAACACCGATGGATGGGTGACCTACAGTGTGGACTGTAATACGACTTATTCTCTCGTAGTCTCGGCTGATGGTTATAAGAACAGCACGGCCCCTGTGGCAAAAAATGCAGGCGGCAAGGTAGAAGTGCCGGTAGGCCTTGACCCAATTGAAAGCATCATTGTTGATGGTAAGGTTAAGCTGAACGATATTTACTTTGAGTTCGACAAAAGCAATATTACCAAAGAAGGCGCTGCCGAACTGGACAAGCTTGTAGAGGTGATGAGGACCAAGCCCGAGCTGATTATCATGGCCCAAGCTCATACCGATAACCGCGGCAGCGACCAGTACAACCTTGATCTCTCTGACCGGAGGGCAAGGGCAGTGGTACAGTATGTGATTTCTAAAGGCATTTCAGAAAACAGGATATCGGGCAAAGGCTATGGCGAAACCCAGCCAAGGGTTGCCTGTACAGAATGTACCGACGAGCAGCATGCCCAGAACAGGAGGAATGAATTTATCATTGTAAATAAATAA
- a CDS encoding cupin-like domain-containing protein — MALNLTEIERVKTITREDFYNNYVKKQKPVVIEKLTEDWPAYNKWKLNYIKEIAGDKIVPLYDDRPVTHKDGFNEAHAKMKMADYIDLLQSKPTNYRIFLYNLMKEVPSLKGDFKWPEIGLKLVKQLPMLFFGGENSKVFIHYDIDYSNILHFHFHGKKRCILFAPDQTPYLYKVPHALISREDIDFDNPDMQKWPALQYAQGLVADLQHGEMLYMPEGYWHYMKYITPGFSMSLRAFPRKAGNLAKAVYNIVIMRYFDNMMRKLKGQAWIDYKNEQALIRTHKNLNLPL, encoded by the coding sequence ATGGCATTGAACCTAACCGAGATTGAACGCGTAAAAACCATCACCCGGGAAGACTTTTACAATAACTATGTAAAAAAGCAAAAACCGGTGGTCATTGAAAAACTAACGGAAGACTGGCCGGCTTACAACAAATGGAAGCTGAATTATATTAAAGAGATCGCAGGTGATAAGATAGTGCCGTTGTATGACGACAGGCCTGTGACCCATAAAGACGGCTTTAACGAGGCACATGCCAAAATGAAAATGGCCGACTACATTGACCTTCTGCAATCCAAACCTACAAACTACCGCATTTTTTTATACAACCTCATGAAAGAGGTGCCATCGCTGAAAGGCGACTTTAAATGGCCGGAGATCGGGTTAAAGCTCGTAAAGCAGCTGCCAATGCTCTTCTTTGGCGGGGAGAACTCGAAAGTGTTCATTCATTACGATATCGACTATTCCAACATACTGCATTTTCATTTTCATGGAAAAAAGCGGTGTATCCTTTTTGCGCCCGACCAGACGCCTTATCTTTATAAAGTGCCGCATGCCCTGATCTCGAGGGAGGATATTGACTTTGATAATCCCGATATGCAAAAATGGCCGGCGCTGCAATATGCACAAGGCCTGGTGGCCGACCTTCAGCATGGCGAAATGCTGTACATGCCCGAAGGATACTGGCACTACATGAAATACATAACACCGGGCTTCTCTATGAGCCTGAGGGCTTTCCCGAGAAAAGCGGGCAACCTGGCAAAAGCGGTGTACAACATTGTAATCATGCGTTATTTTGACAATATGATGCGCAAATTGAAAGGTCAGGCGTGGATAGATTATAAAAATGAGCAGGCCCTGATAAGGACCCATAAAAATTTAAACTTACCGTTATAG
- a CDS encoding regulatory protein RecX, with translation MMEYKSYTVEEAKKKLEHYCAYQERCHDEVYRKLRELNMIPQAIDTIIVHLIENNFLNEERFACSFARGKFRIKQWGRRRITNELKARNISSYNINKAMKEIPEGEYLETFDRLVAREWEESPETNIPKRKKKVMDYLLRKGYESNLVLDAVHSLPEK, from the coding sequence ATGATGGAGTATAAGTCGTATACGGTAGAAGAGGCAAAGAAGAAACTGGAGCATTACTGTGCCTACCAGGAGCGGTGCCATGACGAAGTGTACCGGAAACTAAGGGAGCTCAACATGATACCACAGGCTATTGATACCATAATAGTGCACCTCATAGAGAATAACTTCCTCAACGAGGAACGGTTTGCCTGCAGCTTTGCACGCGGAAAATTCCGCATTAAGCAGTGGGGCAGGAGAAGGATTACCAATGAGCTTAAAGCCAGGAACATATCCAGTTATAATATAAATAAAGCGATGAAGGAAATCCCCGAGGGGGAATACCTTGAAACCTTTGACAGGCTTGTGGCCCGGGAATGGGAAGAAAGCCCTGAAACCAATATCCCGAAGAGGAAAAAAAAGGTAATGGACTATCTTTTGCGAAAGGGCTATGAGAGCAATCTTGTGCTTGATGCCGTGCATTCCCTGCCTGAAAAGTAA
- a CDS encoding tetratricopeptide repeat protein, translating to MLKKILLLLLLAFNALSYGQSYDFKKAETEARKLIYSDPAAALKLIKTTLAQKGDVHDTVYGNTYNLYGMYYGMTGKPDSTIYYIKKSLTYLDDYPRNKARSLMNLSIGYRNKSDYKTAIKYVEEALAIHQKEKNNVGVAMAYGELASIYNYMLDYDKSIDLLLKAIKILKAEKNTKQLVAIKQKLANTYVAKENFKFAIDLYRECLEEFRQVGMMKNYYLTQVNLGEALIQVKDFEGAKKSLSEAAVGLEKFGDKEMIGICYSKIGSLDNTLGNRAKALAAYQKAVDLLVTSGSNRVIRIGGEYIGLLNKSANYQASLNAIARIDKLKVYNSANIQDRVVYKNAVAETYKATNNDKEAIKAYQHTIAIMDSIAMIEKQGAVEEIQAKFQTELQREKNLALEANNKALQTTMRSEQNLMLLYVLVSIAIIVLILLLLRGYWLKAKLQKEELKSVESEKNLIKQQHEYEQELTNAQKEIIEEKQRELTSTALRMANYQDNINQIIDKCDSNVYTKVSDVKKELQSLIKQKDYWKQFETRFNSLHPEFSTTLTNRFSRLTKNDVEFCSLLKLNLSNKEIASLLQISHESAITKKYRIKKKMEIHDDADFEKMLMEI from the coding sequence ATGTTGAAAAAGATACTTCTTTTATTATTGCTGGCCTTCAATGCGTTAAGTTATGGGCAGTCGTATGATTTCAAAAAGGCAGAAACAGAAGCCAGGAAACTTATTTATTCCGATCCTGCCGCTGCATTGAAATTGATTAAAACCACCTTAGCGCAAAAAGGGGATGTGCACGACACTGTTTACGGCAATACCTACAATTTATACGGAATGTATTATGGCATGACCGGTAAGCCCGACTCTACCATTTACTATATAAAGAAATCGCTAACCTATCTTGACGATTACCCAAGGAACAAGGCACGAAGCCTGATGAACCTTTCTATAGGCTACAGGAACAAGTCTGATTACAAGACCGCCATAAAATATGTAGAGGAAGCGCTGGCGATACACCAAAAAGAAAAAAACAATGTAGGTGTTGCCATGGCTTATGGCGAACTGGCATCCATCTACAACTACATGCTTGATTATGACAAATCGATCGACCTGCTTCTGAAAGCGATTAAAATACTAAAGGCCGAAAAGAATACCAAACAGCTTGTGGCGATTAAGCAAAAGCTGGCAAATACCTATGTCGCAAAGGAGAATTTTAAATTTGCTATAGACCTTTACCGCGAATGTCTCGAAGAGTTCAGGCAGGTGGGCATGATGAAAAATTATTACCTCACTCAGGTAAACCTCGGCGAGGCCCTCATACAGGTAAAGGATTTTGAGGGGGCAAAAAAATCGCTATCGGAAGCTGCGGTTGGGCTCGAAAAATTTGGCGATAAAGAGATGATTGGCATCTGCTATTCAAAAATAGGCAGCCTGGACAACACATTGGGCAACCGTGCAAAGGCATTGGCAGCTTACCAAAAAGCGGTGGATCTCCTTGTTACATCAGGTTCTAACAGGGTTATAAGGATTGGTGGCGAATATATCGGGTTACTTAACAAATCTGCAAACTACCAGGCATCCCTCAATGCCATTGCCCGGATAGATAAGCTAAAAGTATACAACAGCGCCAATATACAGGACAGGGTGGTGTATAAAAACGCTGTTGCAGAAACCTATAAGGCTACCAACAACGATAAGGAAGCCATAAAGGCCTACCAGCACACCATTGCCATTATGGACTCTATTGCCATGATAGAAAAACAGGGGGCAGTAGAGGAAATCCAGGCAAAATTCCAGACCGAACTGCAACGGGAAAAAAATCTTGCGCTTGAGGCAAACAATAAGGCGCTGCAAACTACAATGAGATCCGAACAAAACCTCATGCTGTTATATGTTCTTGTGAGTATAGCAATTATTGTGCTCATCCTGCTGCTCCTGAGAGGCTACTGGCTCAAGGCAAAATTGCAGAAAGAAGAACTGAAATCGGTAGAGTCTGAGAAAAACCTGATAAAGCAGCAGCATGAATACGAGCAGGAGCTTACCAATGCGCAAAAAGAAATAATTGAGGAGAAGCAGCGGGAGCTAACATCGACCGCATTGCGTATGGCAAATTACCAGGACAACATCAACCAGATTATAGACAAATGCGATTCCAACGTCTATACGAAAGTGAGCGATGTGAAAAAAGAGCTGCAAAGCCTTATAAAGCAAAAAGACTACTGGAAACAGTTTGAAACAAGGTTCAACAGCCTCCACCCGGAATTCAGTACCACGCTTACCAACCGTTTTTCCAGGCTTACAAAAAATGACGTGGAGTTCTGCTCGCTGCTCAAGCTGAACCTTTCCAATAAAGAGATCGCTTCACTGCTGCAAATTTCGCATGAAAGCGCCATAACAAAAAAGTACAGGATCAAGAAAAAAATGGAGATCCATGACGATGCCGACTTTGAGAAAATGCTCATGGAGATATAA